In Selenomonas sp. TAMA-11512, a genomic segment contains:
- a CDS encoding AAA domain-containing protein, translating to MTEEQKKHTADERERVKSIFTFLKGMAELKTTSVLDIEKQPWKKYLAQLPQDDEYVHIYYRDTLKDMAEDDEVADDRILTVRKPMLSACPAPDDILRPWLLPGWEKFEEDVRHRAERLRPVPPAKGTRVAAHAETQEAFEENAERVQAYHAWSKRREVWAKEQRHLSEVRELFIEMYRLSEELKRDSETKELMIGNGVLTDAQNPNIQHPILLKRVRIRFDKQKNEIAVCDAESDSELYTTVLSELEDVNYNTVADMQRTLEQGGYHPLDRTDGCDFLKVAVHQLSPASLFLEAGQQPPPNSKERLFLQVKPVLFMRRRVDGLAKFVDGVLDNIDATGYVPQTLWAISGLHEKRTLEERPAKTAEQRLAELGGEDSEILLAMPANREQLAIAQQIERYDSVIVQGPPGTGKTHTIANLMGHFLAQGKRVLVTSHTKKALSVLREKMPPKLQSLCVSLLDETNRDMERSVGDISAYMSRYNSGNMQRRKEESLAARREIIQKLADVRQRIYQIECREHESLVYDGESLSPAEAARYVHAHEASYAAILPGKVAAGKTLPLSLEELYALYRSNGLLSAAEEHELALDVPDPKTLISPEKLAELRAEKEERARRLHDLAGQLDMKIEMDAAALCLTHSQRTVTLSRAEESATSALQQYLSSFGSLAPWHIHAVADGKSGGGYRDRWERLCKQIEETAAAAEEFVGVSFGKQVIISDDADRAEMQRVLPTMEEIYRQDGKIGRFKRFFDKSFDRVEGWTRINGAQIASAADCALACSALSLAEQRAACARMG from the coding sequence GTGACAGAGGAGCAGAAGAAGCATACGGCAGATGAACGTGAACGGGTTAAGTCCATTTTTACGTTCCTAAAGGGAATGGCGGAGCTGAAGACGACGAGCGTTCTTGATATTGAAAAACAGCCTTGGAAAAAATATCTTGCGCAGCTTCCGCAGGATGACGAATATGTGCACATTTACTACCGTGATACATTGAAAGACATGGCAGAAGATGATGAGGTAGCGGACGATAGGATCCTGACGGTGCGCAAGCCCATGCTTTCGGCGTGTCCCGCACCGGACGACATTTTGCGCCCGTGGCTGCTGCCGGGATGGGAGAAGTTTGAGGAAGATGTCCGACATCGTGCGGAGCGTCTGCGTCCTGTTCCACCGGCAAAGGGCACGCGTGTCGCAGCACATGCGGAGACGCAGGAGGCCTTTGAGGAAAATGCGGAGCGTGTCCAAGCCTATCACGCATGGAGTAAGAGGCGTGAGGTATGGGCGAAGGAGCAGCGTCATTTGAGCGAGGTTCGCGAACTCTTCATCGAAATGTATCGCCTGTCGGAGGAGCTCAAGCGGGACTCCGAAACAAAGGAGCTGATGATCGGCAACGGCGTCCTGACCGATGCGCAAAATCCCAATATACAGCATCCGATTCTATTGAAGCGCGTGCGCATCCGCTTTGACAAACAGAAAAACGAGATCGCGGTCTGCGATGCAGAGTCGGATTCGGAGCTCTATACAACGGTCTTGAGCGAGTTGGAGGATGTGAATTACAACACCGTTGCGGATATGCAGAGGACGCTTGAACAAGGGGGATATCATCCTCTCGACCGCACGGATGGGTGCGATTTTTTGAAGGTTGCTGTGCACCAACTTTCCCCCGCGAGCCTGTTCCTGGAGGCAGGACAGCAGCCCCCGCCCAACAGCAAAGAGCGGCTGTTTTTGCAGGTAAAACCCGTCCTTTTCATGCGCAGGCGCGTGGACGGTCTGGCAAAGTTCGTCGATGGTGTGCTTGACAATATTGACGCGACGGGATATGTGCCTCAGACACTTTGGGCGATTTCGGGACTGCACGAGAAGCGCACACTGGAGGAACGTCCCGCAAAGACTGCGGAGCAGCGGCTCGCCGAGCTTGGCGGGGAGGATTCCGAGATCCTGCTTGCCATGCCCGCCAATCGTGAACAGCTTGCGATTGCACAGCAGATCGAACGGTACGATTCCGTGATCGTGCAGGGACCGCCGGGGACGGGAAAGACCCACACGATTGCAAATCTGATGGGTCACTTCCTCGCACAGGGGAAGCGTGTCCTTGTCACCAGCCATACGAAGAAGGCTCTTTCTGTGCTGCGCGAGAAAATGCCGCCAAAGCTGCAAAGTCTCTGCGTCTCCCTGCTGGATGAGACGAATCGGGATATGGAGCGTTCCGTAGGCGATATTTCCGCCTATATGTCCCGCTATAACTCCGGCAATATGCAGCGGAGGAAGGAAGAATCCCTTGCGGCACGCAGGGAGATCATTCAGAAGCTCGCGGATGTGCGGCAGCGAATCTATCAGATCGAGTGCAGGGAGCATGAGAGCCTGGTCTATGACGGCGAGAGCCTTTCGCCCGCCGAGGCGGCGCGCTATGTCCACGCACATGAGGCGTCGTATGCGGCGATCCTTCCGGGCAAGGTCGCCGCAGGGAAAACACTGCCCCTCTCGCTCGAGGAGCTTTATGCACTTTATCGTAGCAACGGTCTGCTCTCCGCTGCCGAGGAGCATGAGTTGGCACTGGACGTTCCCGATCCGAAGACGCTCATCTCTCCTGAGAAGCTGGCGGAGCTGCGCGCTGAAAAAGAGGAACGGGCGCGGCGTTTGCACGATCTGGCAGGGCAGCTGGATATGAAGATCGAGATGGATGCCGCCGCCCTTTGCCTGACGCATTCGCAGCGGACCGTCACACTGTCCCGTGCGGAGGAGTCCGCGACTTCGGCACTGCAGCAGTACCTCTCGTCGTTCGGCAGTCTCGCGCCGTGGCATATCCATGCCGTCGCGGATGGGAAAAGCGGCGGCGGTTATCGGGATCGTTGGGAGCGTCTGTGCAAGCAGATCGAGGAGACGGCGGCTGCTGCCGAGGAGTTCGTCGGAGTGTCGTTCGGCAAGCAGGTGATAATCTCGGACGATGCGGATCGTGCCGAGATGCAGCGCGTTCTGCCAACGATGGAGGAGATCTATCGGCAGGACGGGAAGATCGGACGGTTCAAACGCTTCTTTGACAAGTCCTTTGACCGTGTGGAGGGGTGGACGCGCATCAACGGTGCGCAGATCGCTTCTGCGGCGGACTGTGCGCTCGCCTGCTCCGCGCTCTCTCTTGCGGAGCAGCGGGCGGCGTGCGCGCGGATGGGATGA
- a CDS encoding NAD(P)H-dependent oxidoreductase, giving the protein MKKILIVSGHPDLANDSFANKIILEDIAKLVPEATIDDLGALYPDYEFDVEAEQAKLVDADIIVMQFPIFWFSIPALMAKWMEDVFLHGFSHGSTGKALVGKKLLLSFTTGAPAFAYGEAFPVEAMTKRLSHTAEFTGMEYKGYLWTDSVSYVDRANAEKIVKMTAAAHDHAKRLAEKLKSLA; this is encoded by the coding sequence ATGAAGAAAATTCTCATCGTCTCCGGCCATCCCGACCTCGCCAACGACTCTTTTGCGAACAAAATTATTCTGGAAGACATCGCAAAGCTCGTGCCCGAGGCGACGATTGACGATCTCGGCGCACTCTATCCCGACTACGAATTCGATGTCGAGGCGGAGCAGGCGAAGCTTGTGGATGCGGACATCATCGTCATGCAGTTTCCGATTTTCTGGTTCAGTATCCCCGCACTCATGGCAAAGTGGATGGAAGATGTCTTCCTCCACGGATTCTCACACGGGTCGACGGGGAAGGCGCTCGTCGGCAAAAAGCTCCTCCTCTCCTTTACAACAGGCGCACCTGCGTTCGCTTACGGCGAGGCATTCCCCGTGGAGGCGATGACGAAGCGACTCTCACATACGGCAGAATTTACGGGTATGGAGTACAAGGGCTATCTCTGGACAGACAGCGTTTCCTATGTCGACCGCGCGAATGCAGAGAAGATTGTCAAAATGACCGCAGCAGCCCATGACCACGCCAAGCGCCTTGCAGAAAAGCTCAAGTCGCTCGCATAG
- a CDS encoding DUF4163 domain-containing protein, giving the protein MRTKHKIIAAFALTTALFLPFYGESEAAAAIVREARYAGENVDLHYPEIETDSLSATEEINEELEKTMQYIRQQVRGERIKQRNDGEAQREVRAMLDYEVTYQDKDYVSVRLNGNVDFGGAHPNPYTYAYIFRLRDGENMDLDDFRKERGKKPASRYTLTAVNQALREQAAAKGIVLYSDFTGIRELPKNIYLDSEAHIHAVFAPYEVGPYSSGAIDIDLDA; this is encoded by the coding sequence ATGCGAACAAAACATAAGATTATCGCCGCATTTGCACTGACAACAGCGCTTTTTCTGCCATTTTACGGCGAGAGCGAGGCAGCCGCGGCAATTGTGAGGGAAGCCCGTTACGCGGGAGAGAACGTTGATCTTCACTATCCGGAGATAGAGACGGACAGCCTTTCGGCGACCGAGGAGATCAATGAGGAATTGGAAAAAACCATGCAATACATTCGGCAGCAGGTGAGGGGGGAGCGCATCAAGCAGCGCAATGACGGTGAAGCGCAGCGCGAAGTGCGTGCCATGCTCGACTATGAAGTGACATATCAAGACAAAGACTATGTCTCCGTTCGTCTGAACGGCAATGTCGATTTTGGCGGAGCGCATCCGAATCCCTATACCTACGCTTACATCTTCCGTCTCAGAGACGGCGAGAATATGGATCTCGATGATTTTCGCAAGGAGAGAGGTAAAAAGCCGGCCTCACGCTATACGCTGACCGCAGTCAATCAAGCCCTGCGTGAACAGGCGGCCGCGAAGGGCATCGTGCTCTACTCCGACTTTACGGGGATTCGGGAGCTGCCGAAAAACATATACCTCGACAGTGAAGCGCACATCCATGCCGTCTTTGCACCCTATGAAGTCGGTCCTTACTCATCAGGCGCGATTGATATCGACTTGGATGCTTGA
- a CDS encoding AAA domain-containing protein, whose amino-acid sequence MRRSLLRRTVRSPAPRSLLRSSGRRARGWDELLAGHGVTAFAELDAAEPERVAQTVIVDIRRYLDWYDVEYAQLSALMEAAALRTEEIFPQQVLVSDAERITQILAAVHDLLPHLTTMLGDYDAYCAAEEALRTAERDIERLRAGKSVLASDLVRAFYGQGTESYAEVYRRITMLHEKYAVRAAREDALQKLQVTAPGWAEAIRTRTGIHGAAEVPADIEEAWRWKQYDSMLGELTKFSPAEYRQQNTELGQAYRLETKRAAVYSAWEHMLRRSERDRSIQQHLQLWRNAVKKIGKGTGKRAPIYRAEARKLMSRCQEAVPAWIMTIRTALEQLDPREHRFDVVIVDEASQADLSALTMLYLGEKIIIVGDDKQVSPLAVGQNLDEVGKLIEMHLAGRILGAQNYTGQTSLYDVGMTICDALMLREHFRCVPDIITFSNRLCYDGKVKPLRDATDSDLLPALVLQRIDGSRDEKKKTNQAEAEYTVALIKAMMEMDEYRDKTFGVISLLGNEQAELVFEQLLRGSVDVERNAILCGDAAQFQGDERDVIILNMVDSVEENGMLRLTRDEKIIQRYNVAVSRARDQLWILHSFPMSALKGDDIRSKLLSYAENLHATDSAMPQIRQKADSPFEEAVAKTLVEHGYDIVQQWPVGQYRIDIVVRDGMQKIALECDGDRYHSGTEKVYEDMERQMILERLGWQFIRLRGSTYYRDPAQAMQGVMRELEAHDIHPAVRVETSVSSDLVEEVRRRAEAYLPAKKA is encoded by the coding sequence GTGCGCAGATCGCTTCTGCGGCGGACTGTGCGCTCGCCTGCTCCGCGCTCTCTCTTGCGGAGCAGCGGGCGGCGTGCGCGCGGATGGGATGAGCTCCTCGCCGGGCACGGAGTAACGGCGTTTGCGGAGCTCGATGCAGCAGAGCCGGAGCGCGTGGCGCAGACGGTGATTGTCGACATACGCCGCTATCTGGACTGGTACGATGTGGAGTATGCACAGCTCAGCGCATTGATGGAAGCAGCCGCACTTCGCACGGAGGAGATTTTTCCGCAGCAGGTGTTGGTGAGCGATGCCGAGCGTATCACGCAGATTCTCGCTGCTGTGCACGACCTCTTGCCGCATCTCACCACGATGCTCGGGGACTATGACGCCTATTGTGCGGCGGAGGAAGCACTGCGCACGGCAGAGCGCGACATTGAGCGTCTGCGCGCGGGCAAATCGGTTCTCGCCAGCGACCTTGTCCGTGCCTTTTATGGACAGGGAACGGAGAGCTATGCCGAGGTCTATCGGCGCATCACCATGCTCCATGAGAAATACGCCGTCCGTGCAGCGCGGGAAGACGCTCTGCAAAAACTACAGGTCACTGCACCCGGCTGGGCGGAGGCAATCCGCACGCGCACAGGGATTCACGGCGCAGCCGAAGTGCCGGCGGATATTGAGGAGGCATGGCGGTGGAAGCAGTACGATTCCATGCTGGGGGAACTGACAAAGTTCTCGCCCGCAGAATACCGGCAGCAGAATACGGAACTCGGTCAGGCGTATCGATTGGAGACGAAGCGGGCTGCCGTCTACAGCGCATGGGAGCACATGCTGCGCCGCTCGGAAAGAGACCGCAGCATTCAGCAGCATCTTCAGCTTTGGAGAAATGCCGTCAAGAAAATTGGAAAGGGCACGGGAAAGCGTGCACCGATCTACCGTGCGGAAGCGCGAAAACTGATGTCACGGTGCCAGGAAGCTGTGCCCGCATGGATCATGACGATTCGAACGGCATTGGAGCAGCTTGATCCACGGGAGCATCGCTTTGATGTCGTCATTGTGGATGAGGCAAGCCAGGCGGATTTGAGTGCGCTCACGATGCTGTATCTCGGAGAGAAGATCATCATTGTCGGTGACGACAAGCAGGTCAGCCCTCTCGCCGTCGGGCAGAATTTGGACGAGGTCGGCAAGCTCATTGAGATGCACCTTGCAGGACGAATTCTGGGGGCGCAGAACTATACCGGTCAGACCTCGCTTTATGATGTCGGCATGACGATTTGTGATGCGCTGATGCTCCGCGAGCATTTTCGCTGTGTACCGGACATCATTACATTTTCCAACCGGCTCTGCTACGATGGAAAGGTCAAGCCCCTGCGTGATGCCACAGACAGCGATCTCCTGCCCGCGCTTGTTCTGCAGCGCATTGACGGTAGTCGCGATGAGAAAAAGAAGACGAATCAGGCAGAAGCGGAATATACGGTTGCGCTTATCAAGGCAATGATGGAAATGGATGAATATCGGGATAAAACGTTCGGCGTCATCTCGCTCCTCGGGAATGAGCAGGCGGAGCTGGTGTTCGAGCAGCTGCTGCGCGGCTCTGTCGATGTGGAGCGCAATGCGATTCTCTGCGGGGATGCCGCGCAGTTCCAGGGGGATGAGCGCGATGTTATCATTCTGAATATGGTGGATAGTGTGGAGGAGAACGGGATGCTCCGCCTCACACGCGATGAAAAAATCATTCAGAGGTATAACGTCGCTGTGAGCCGTGCACGTGATCAGCTGTGGATTCTCCACTCGTTCCCTATGTCCGCGCTCAAGGGCGATGACATTCGCAGCAAGCTGCTCAGTTATGCGGAGAACCTGCACGCGACAGACAGCGCAATGCCGCAGATTCGGCAAAAGGCGGACTCGCCGTTTGAGGAGGCTGTCGCAAAGACCCTTGTCGAACATGGCTACGATATCGTTCAGCAGTGGCCGGTCGGACAGTACCGCATCGACATCGTTGTTCGAGACGGTATGCAGAAGATCGCGCTCGAGTGCGATGGTGACCGCTATCACAGCGGGACAGAGAAGGTATATGAGGACATGGAGCGTCAGATGATCCTTGAGCGGCTGGGCTGGCAGTTTATCCGTCTGCGCGGCAGCACCTACTATCGCGATCCCGCACAGGCGATGCAGGGTGTGATGCGCGAACTCGAGGCACATGACATCCATCCCGCCGTACGAGTGGAAACATCCGTCAGCAGTGACTTGGTTGAGGAAGTCCGTCGCAGGGCGGAGGCATATCTGCCGGCGAAAAAGGCATAG
- a CDS encoding protein-ADP-ribose hydrolase — MCEIKTQEERLDYLLKAFKADSADYKHIEIPDNTVEKKRILRSLMNIRMPGKMPEEVMKVQDAYLRARAEEKGMVALSDIRVMQGNVSVWQGDITRLQADAIVNAANSQMLGCFVPMHTCIDNCIHTYAGIELRNACNEQMKNLRNTYGSDYEQPTSVPMLTDAYNLPATKVIHIVGPIVGGQLTAAHERALADCYKNTLDMCAENGLKSVAFCCISTGVFCFPNQRAAEIAVTTVRQWLEENPGRVDRVIFNVFKDEDKGYYEELIK, encoded by the coding sequence ATGTGTGAAATAAAGACGCAGGAAGAGAGACTGGACTATCTTTTAAAGGCATTTAAGGCGGACTCCGCCGATTATAAACACATCGAAATCCCTGATAATACAGTCGAGAAAAAGCGCATCTTACGCTCGCTTATGAATATCCGCATGCCCGGAAAAATGCCGGAGGAAGTCATGAAGGTACAAGACGCATACCTGCGTGCACGCGCGGAAGAAAAAGGGATGGTTGCACTTTCCGATATCCGTGTCATGCAGGGCAATGTATCCGTCTGGCAGGGAGATATAACAAGACTGCAGGCGGATGCCATTGTCAATGCCGCAAATTCGCAGATGCTGGGCTGCTTTGTGCCGATGCACACCTGCATAGATAACTGCATTCATACCTATGCGGGCATCGAGCTTCGCAATGCGTGTAATGAGCAGATGAAAAACCTCAGAAATACGTATGGAAGTGATTACGAACAGCCGACATCTGTCCCTATGCTCACGGATGCCTATAATCTTCCCGCAACGAAAGTGATTCATATCGTGGGCCCCATTGTCGGCGGGCAGCTTACGGCCGCGCATGAAAGGGCATTGGCGGACTGCTATAAAAACACATTGGATATGTGTGCGGAAAACGGACTTAAATCGGTTGCGTTCTGCTGCATTTCGACGGGCGTATTTTGCTTTCCGAATCAGCGGGCGGCAGAGATCGCTGTAACGACGGTCAGGCAGTGGCTCGAGGAAAATCCGGGCAGGGTGGATCGAGTGATTTTCAATGTGTTCAAGGATGAAGATAAGGGATATTATGAGGAGCTGATCAAATGA
- a CDS encoding GNAT family N-acetyltransferase, producing the protein MNITEIKERTSEMLEQLLVIWEACVRATHLFLSDAEIRTIKTYVPEALAHVSHLVIAMDEEGSSHAFMSVGGVRIEMLFAAPEQRGKGIGKMLVQYAHEHYAVSEVAVNEQNPDHAGSTSIWDSVS; encoded by the coding sequence ATGAATATCACTGAAATCAAAGAGCGCACGTCGGAGATGCTGGAGCAGCTGCTCGTAATCTGGGAGGCGTGCGTGCGTGCGACGCATCTCTTCCTGAGCGATGCGGAGATCCGTACGATCAAGACGTATGTGCCGGAGGCGCTTGCGCACGTGTCGCACCTTGTTATCGCGATGGATGAGGAGGGCTCGTCGCATGCCTTTATGAGCGTGGGCGGCGTGCGGATCGAGATGCTCTTTGCTGCGCCGGAGCAGCGCGGAAAGGGAATCGGGAAGATGCTCGTGCAGTATGCGCATGAGCACTATGCGGTGAGCGAGGTCGCGGTGAACGAGCAGAACCCGGATCACGCGGGTTCTACGAGCATATGGGATTCCGTGTCGTGA
- a CDS encoding carboxymuconolactone decarboxylase family protein encodes MDGKIVQTAGRDILGEFAPSFAHFNDDILFGENWNNKDIDLKTRSIITVVALMSSGITDSSLKFHLENAKKHGVTKKEIAAVITHTAFYAGWPKGWAAFALAKEVWREKPDEKNAMERHEASMIFPIGSPNDAYAKYFTGKSYLAPISKEQLGVFNVTFEPACRNNWHIHHADQGGGQILICVAGEGYYQEFGKDAVKMKPGDCVNIPAGVKHWHGAAKDSWFSHLAIEVPGINASNEWLEEVSDAHYGSIAE; translated from the coding sequence ATGGACGGGAAAATAGTACAAACGGCGGGCAGGGATATTTTGGGAGAGTTCGCTCCCTCGTTTGCCCATTTTAATGACGATATTCTGTTCGGGGAAAATTGGAACAATAAGGATATTGATTTGAAAACCCGATCCATTATTACCGTTGTGGCGCTGATGTCATCCGGTATCACGGATTCCTCTTTGAAATTTCATTTAGAGAATGCGAAAAAGCACGGGGTGACAAAAAAGGAAATCGCCGCCGTCATTACGCATACGGCATTCTATGCCGGCTGGCCCAAAGGGTGGGCGGCATTTGCTTTAGCCAAAGAAGTATGGCGGGAAAAGCCGGATGAGAAGAATGCAATGGAACGGCATGAAGCCTCGATGATTTTCCCCATCGGCAGTCCGAATGACGCATACGCAAAGTATTTCACCGGGAAAAGCTATCTTGCGCCGATATCAAAAGAGCAGCTCGGCGTTTTTAATGTGACCTTCGAGCCAGCCTGCCGCAACAACTGGCATATACATCACGCCGATCAGGGCGGGGGACAGATCCTGATATGCGTCGCAGGGGAAGGATACTATCAGGAATTCGGAAAAGATGCGGTAAAAATGAAACCCGGTGACTGCGTGAATATACCCGCCGGCGTCAAGCATTGGCACGGCGCGGCGAAAGATTCGTGGTTTTCGCATCTGGCTATCGAAGTGCCGGGAATAAATGCTTCCAATGAGTGGCTTGAAGAAGTCAGCGACGCGCATTATGGGAGTATTGCAGAATGA
- a CDS encoding DNA mismatch repair protein MutS → MEKRTLYDFASLKTEIQASRVDLDTKSRHLMWGRVVSFLLMLFAASAAHDTGWPVFYIAAPVLLLVFCLLLRRQSDIRQQQLELTVKVGLISDLLARRSEDWRQLSDTGEHYLRGDQPQLVDLAVFGKDSLYQFLSLARTKLGRDRLAASLSPFPTDFSMVRERQEDVKELASIPRRLVELLTIARLLPENDTPIPGLRSLFEPVQPLPAWIRPVAFLLPVLVFGSLIIFLLGYIPWMTPAGIAIFAVLLASALRARLISAMAGIAPLHDSLHLYGRIFAFLVNQEFRSPWLTAYSDRLRRKKAAPAIQELARLADLLEMRRNLLYRTLADLFLGDAHLAFAFLKWQKEASDELPLYLADWAELEAIASFAVIPLSRSTYCYPELLDKDEPHLAFTNLHHLLIGESTSVGNDFASDAATHIITGSNMSGKTTFLRTAATALILAYAGAPVPASGMSISPMRIYSSIRVADDAANGISTFYAELLRIKSMMQAAEDTSTPIFVVIDEIFHGTNATDRLAGAKAAILALTGLSFLTLLSTHDAALANLRAPSGGGRIINDHFEEQYDEEGKIHFDYKLRPGRSKTTNGRYLLEMTGILPPSTKHTPHIPSEK, encoded by the coding sequence ATGGAAAAGCGAACTCTGTATGATTTTGCATCCTTAAAAACAGAAATACAGGCGAGCCGCGTTGATCTCGATACAAAAAGCCGCCATCTCATGTGGGGACGTGTCGTGAGTTTTCTCCTCATGCTCTTTGCAGCCTCGGCCGCCCATGATACAGGCTGGCCTGTCTTCTATATCGCGGCGCCTGTCCTCCTGCTCGTCTTCTGTCTGCTCCTGCGCCGACAGTCCGACATCCGTCAGCAGCAGCTCGAGCTCACGGTCAAGGTCGGCCTCATCTCCGATCTCCTCGCTCGCCGCTCCGAGGACTGGCGTCAGCTTTCCGATACGGGAGAGCACTATCTTCGCGGGGATCAGCCGCAGCTCGTCGACCTTGCCGTCTTCGGCAAAGATTCCCTCTATCAATTTCTCTCCCTTGCCCGCACGAAGCTTGGCCGTGATCGCCTCGCCGCTTCCCTGTCCCCCTTTCCGACCGACTTCTCCATGGTACGCGAACGCCAAGAGGACGTCAAAGAGCTTGCCTCCATCCCCCGTCGACTTGTCGAGCTCCTGACCATCGCCCGCCTGCTCCCCGAGAACGATACCCCCATCCCGGGCCTCCGAAGCCTATTTGAACCGGTGCAGCCGCTGCCCGCTTGGATACGTCCTGTCGCCTTCCTCCTTCCCGTCCTCGTCTTCGGCTCGCTGATTATCTTCCTTCTCGGCTATATTCCCTGGATGACGCCTGCGGGTATCGCCATCTTTGCCGTTCTTCTCGCCTCTGCCCTGCGCGCCCGTCTGATCTCAGCTATGGCAGGCATTGCGCCGCTGCACGATTCACTCCACCTCTACGGGCGCATCTTCGCCTTTCTTGTAAATCAGGAATTTCGCTCTCCATGGCTCACCGCCTACTCCGACCGTCTCCGGCGAAAGAAGGCGGCGCCTGCGATACAGGAGCTTGCGCGTCTCGCCGATCTCCTTGAAATGCGCCGCAATCTCCTCTACCGCACCCTCGCAGACCTCTTCCTCGGCGACGCCCACCTCGCCTTTGCATTTCTGAAATGGCAGAAGGAGGCAAGCGACGAGCTTCCCCTGTATTTGGCCGATTGGGCGGAGCTCGAGGCCATCGCCTCCTTCGCCGTCATCCCGCTCTCCCGCTCGACATACTGCTACCCCGAGCTCCTCGACAAAGACGAACCGCACCTCGCGTTCACCAATCTCCATCACCTTCTGATCGGCGAGAGCACATCCGTCGGCAACGACTTTGCAAGCGATGCCGCCACCCACATCATCACGGGATCGAATATGTCCGGCAAGACAACCTTCCTGCGCACTGCGGCGACAGCCCTCATACTCGCTTACGCCGGCGCCCCCGTCCCCGCGTCCGGGATGTCGATTTCCCCCATGCGCATCTACTCCTCCATCCGTGTCGCCGACGATGCCGCCAACGGCATATCGACCTTCTATGCGGAGCTGCTTCGCATCAAAAGCATGATGCAGGCGGCGGAGGACACCTCCACGCCGATTTTTGTCGTCATCGACGAGATCTTCCACGGTACGAATGCCACGGACCGACTTGCGGGAGCAAAGGCTGCCATCCTTGCACTCACAGGGCTCTCCTTCCTCACCCTCCTCTCCACTCACGATGCGGCACTTGCCAATCTCCGCGCACCAAGTGGCGGCGGCAGAATCATCAACGACCACTTTGAGGAACAGTACGACGAAGAGGGAAAGATCCACTTCGACTACAAACTCCGTCCCGGTCGATCCAAGACAACCAACGGCAGGTACCTCCTCGAAATGACAGGTATTCTCCCGCCTTCTACGAAGCACACGCCGCACATCCCGTCAGAGAAATAA
- a CDS encoding winged helix-turn-helix domain-containing protein, whose translation MRKFTIEPEEYEKIVAAEKATQDKKTSRKLRALMLRYEGLSNIEAANRLGLGRVRVSQLVSEYKKNGLASFLENKYKGNNRNMTEAEELEILERFRKKAEAGQVVVVKDIKATFDEKLGRDTGRGYIYMLLKRHGWRKIMPRSKHPKKANEEAIEASKKLRES comes from the coding sequence ATGCGCAAATTCACCATAGAACCGGAAGAATATGAAAAAATCGTAGCGGCGGAGAAGGCAACACAGGATAAGAAAACATCACGGAAATTAAGAGCACTCATGCTTCGCTATGAAGGCTTGAGTAACATAGAAGCAGCAAATAGGCTTGGCCTTGGCAGAGTGAGAGTCAGCCAACTGGTGAGCGAATACAAGAAAAACGGCCTTGCCTCCTTTCTCGAGAATAAATACAAGGGAAACAATCGCAACATGACGGAAGCCGAAGAACTGGAAATATTGGAACGTTTTCGTAAGAAGGCAGAGGCAGGTCAAGTGGTTGTTGTAAAAGACATTAAGGCAACCTTTGACGAAAAGCTGGGTAGAGATACGGGACGCGGCTATATCTATATGTTACTCAAAAGACATGGCTGGCGTAAGATAATGCCGCGCTCCAAGCATCCGAAAAAAGCAAACGAAGAGGCGATCGAGGCCTCAAAAAAATTAAGGGAGTCGTAG